In the genome of Nocardioides sp. NBC_00368, the window GCTGCTGGCCGACGCCCGCCTCCCGGTCGCCGGCCACACCCAGTCGGGCCAGCTGGAGGCGGCCGTACGCTCCGGCCTCACCGCCGAGCAGGTGCCGGTCTTCATGCGGTCGCGACTGGCCAGCGTCGTACGGGTCGAGGCCGGGACGGCCGCGGTGGCGCTGCACCGGCTGCGCGCCGGTCTGCCCTTGGAGGCGGTCCTGGACGCCTGGGCGGCCCGCACCCCGGCGGCGCCGATGCGGGACACCTCGCGCACCCTCGGTCGGGCGCTGTTGCGGCTGGTCAGGCGGCTGTTCCCGGACTCGGCGCACGTCGCCGAGGTGGCCGCTCTCGAGCGGCCGTGCCGTCCGCTCGTCCTGGCCGCGGCGGCCGCCGAGGGTGGCCTCGCGCCGGCGTCGCTGGGCCGGCTGGTGGCGTACGACGACCTGCAGACCGTCGCCTCGGCAGCCCTCAAGCTGCT includes:
- a CDS encoding urease accessory UreF family protein; protein product: MSENLLMMLLADARLPVAGHTQSGQLEAAVRSGLTAEQVPVFMRSRLASVVRVEAGTAAVALHRLRAGLPLEAVLDAWAARTPAAPMRDTSRTLGRALLRLVRRLFPDSAHVAEVAALERPCRPLVLAAAAAEGGLAPASLGRLVAYDDLQTVASAALKLLPLDPLDATSWVHDLLPEAERVAAEVAPLTDPHQIPAPSAPQLDLWALAHADTTRRLFSA